The sequence CTTTTATTAAACAACAAACTGAAGGTAACCCTGATGCTACTTCTGTTTCCATAATCTTAGCAATTTAGGCACATACTAATCAAAGATCCCACCTGATCACAGTCTTCTTGATATAACTATATGTGCATATATGCCTTTAATAgtatcttgtttttctttttgtctcaGAATATGGAGAGATTACTAACATTTATAACTGGTAATTTTCTTCAACTTGCACCTGAAATAGGCAAATGATTTCTTGcaacttttaattttgtttttggagcCAGGTGAGTATTGGTGATTTAACCACAAATCAACTCTTTTTATATGGAAGGGTGATTATACTAATCTTAAATGGCTTAGATGTTAACCACTTGTGTTTAATGCAGTGATACATTCAATGAGAATACTCCTCCCACAAGTGAACCTGAGTATATATCTTCACTAGGAGCTGCAGTGTACAAAGCTATGTCCAAAGGAAACAAGAATGCTGTATGGTTAATGCAAGTATGACCACTCTTTTCTATTTTTACCCTCAAGTGGTATATTCTGATACAAGCAGTGGTGTTCATGCCATGATCTTTATAATGCTTCCTTACTTGAGACACACCTTTCTGCAGGGTTGGCTTTTCAGTTCTGACTCAGAGTTCTGGAAGCCACCACAGATGAAAGTAAACTTTTAATGATTAAATGCTGATAGAGTCTGttgaattatttttagaaatgactttttattatttcaatATCACACTCACACCCTCCTTTGCTTGCGTTCTGCAGGCGCTCTTACATTCTGTTCCCTTTGGAAAAATGATAGTTCTTGATCTATTTGCTGATGTCAAACCGATATGGAACACGTCCGCACAATTTTATGGAACTCCTTATATCTGGTAGTATATCCTCTCTATCATGCTGGTACTTGTAGagtcttatttgtttttaattgaaAATCGGATGAGTTTCAGGTGCATGCTTCACAACTTTGGAGGCAACATTGAAATGTATGGTAATCTTGACTCAATTTCTTCAGGACCTGTTGATGCTCGTGTCAGCGAAAACTCAACCATGGTATTCTCAAGAGTACATTCACACTTTGGGACTTGCAATGAATGAACTTAACAGTGTTTCTGATAGGTCGGAGTAGGAATGTGCATGGAAGGAATAGAGCACAACCCAGTGGTTTACGAGCTAATGTCTGAAATGGCATTTAGAGATGAGAAAGTTGATGTACAGGTACAAAATACACTCTTGCTACTACACTTGAACGTGTTTGCTCtattaacttttaatatttggtTATATAGAAATGGCTGAAGAGCTACGCACGCAGAAGATACATGAAACAAAATGATAAAGTCGATGCCGCTTGGGAGATTCTCTACCACACTGTCTACAATTGCACTGATGGAGTTGCGGTATGGTTTATTTTGGTCACACTGCTGCATCATCTCTCCTTAATTAGTTAATGTATTTGCTTTTAAATTCTCTGTTATAGGATCATAACACAGACTTCATAGTCAAGCTACCTGACTGGGATCCATCTAGTTCTTCTCTCCATGGAACAGATACATACATGATCTCCACAGACACATACGAAACAAAACGAAGGTTCTTGTTTGAAGATAATTCATCTGATCTGCCTAAGGCGCATTTATGGTATTCCACAAAGGAGGTGATCAAAGCTCTCAGGCTTTTCCTGGAAGCTGGAGATGATCTGTTTGGGAGCTTAACATATAGGTAGGACTAGGAGGAGTAACTAGAAAATAGAGTATCTGGTTACAGATTCTCATGTGTTTTTGCTAGCAGGTACGACATGGTTGATTTGACGCGTCAAGTTTTATCGAAGCTAGCAAACAAGGTGTACATGGACGCAGTGACTGCTTTTGTAAGGAAAGATATCGAAAGCTTAAGACGATTGAGTGAGAAATTTCTTGAGCTTATTAAGGACATCGACGTGTTGCTAGCTTCGGATGATAACTTCCTTCTAGGGACATGGGTTGAGAGTGCAAAGAAGTTGGCCAGAAACAGTGATGAAAGGAAACAGTATGAGTGGAATGCTAGAACGCAAGTGACCATGTGGTATGACTCGAAAGGTGTGAACCAAAGCATGCTTCATGATTATGGTAAGAAATGGATCTTTTTTTAAAGTAGATTGagctttttttttacaaaactgtTTATCTTATGTGTTCATTATCATAATCAGCAAACAAGTTCTGGAGTGGGTTACTTGAAGACTACTACTTACCACGAGCGACATTGTATTTCGATGAACTGTTGAAAAGCTTAGAGGATGAGAAGAAACTTGAGATAGAGAGATGGAGAAGAGAATGGATAATAATGTCACATAAATGGCAGCAGAGTTCATCAGAGGTTTATCCGGTTAAGGCAAAAGGGGACGCTTTAGCTATTTCTAGGCATCTGTTAAGTAAGTACTTCACATGAGTTGCTAAAAAGTAGATAATTGACATTAGTGTAGATTTGAGGATTAGTGTTGGAGACTCTGCCTCATGTCTTCCAATAAAGACTTACTTGTCTCAGTTGAATCTTATTAGGCCTACTCTACATATCCTAAAGCAAAGCCCAACAAAACTATTATGGCCCACTTATTAATGTTGTTGAtctcaaaatcaaaactaatttGGTGGGAGGAATCCAGCTCATGCATGTTTCAGGTATCAGTTACGTAAATGAATCAATCTTTGAGCAAAATTCAGATTCgttaaggaaaaaaagaaacattctTTTTACCACTTGGCTCAGCGAATCTTTTAGAATATCCAATACAAAAGACGATGAATCCGAAGTCCACGTCTGTTCGTGGAAGTGGTCCAAGTGGACCCACTTCTGGATCGGATCATGGCAGAAAGACGACAAAAAGCGAGTACTGAGATCTAAAATTGAAAGACATTGTGTGATTCCAAGATCTTGTGTGCATGTGCATGTGCATGTGCATGTGACTCAGTAACAGAGTGCAGCAGCACGTGACACAATAAGAACCATCCAAAATAAGTTTGGTgacaaggttttttttttttagaaaataaaagacaTATGAAAAACACTGCAACAAAAGGACATGAActagaacaaacaaacaaaaagcaaaTTGAGAAATTTTGTCAGCTTCACTTAGCATCTCTCATCCGCTCACTCTGGCTTCCGGGCCAAGAAGAAATACATTGGCGTGAAAATCTCCCTCCTGTTAACACACAGAGATTTAGAAGTTGATATTAGTATATCAAAACtagtttgaatatatatatataaaggtgGGATCCTCTCACCTTCCACCGTCGACTAATCCTTCTGCGGCCTTCTCCAGAAAATCTGACACCCTTTGGCTTCCTTTAGGCGCAAGTCTTATGTACTCAAGGACCTTCACCTATATAAATAACAATGACAAGTTCAGATATATGAACAATCAGAGTAGTTAATGAATGAAATTAGGCAGATGAGACGACAGAGCAAGTTTTTGGTGGTTACCATGTTTTTGGTTATGAACCGTCCAACAGCTGTTAGGCGGAAGCTACTGAGCGAGAAGTGGTTTTTGTCCAGAGGTAAGTACCATGGGACTGGCGAGTCCTCCGCCAGATCCTTTTCCCATATCACCTTTCATACAAAAGGTGATgataatagtatttttaaaatattgaaatgTTTTGTGTTTGGAAATAGAG comes from Brassica rapa cultivar Chiifu-401-42 chromosome A02, CAAS_Brap_v3.01, whole genome shotgun sequence and encodes:
- the LOC103850890 gene encoding alpha-N-acetylglucosaminidase isoform X2; the encoded protein is MVITWLWHLHIYSYHRHSLVSDEHTIKLTMPPIKFALLVLLILSIHSQSLSLQHPAINPLLHRLDSLRPTSSVQESAAKGLLQRLIPTHSHSFEFSIISKDVCGGSSCFIIENHDGPRGNGPEIVIKGTTGVEIASGLHWYLKYKCNAHVSWDKTGGIQIASVPLPGHLPRLEYSKRILIRRPVPWNYYQNVVTSSYSYVWWGWERWEREIDWMALQGVNLPLAFTGQEAIWLKVFKRFNISKEDLDDYFGGPAFLAWARMGNLHAWGGPLSRNWLSDQLNLQKQILSRMLELGMTPVLPSFSGNVPSALRKIYPAANITRLDDWNTVDGDSRWCCTYLLNPSDPLFIDIGEAFIKQQTEEYGEITNIYNCDTFNENTPPTSEPEYISSLGAAVYKAMSKGNKNAVWLMQGWLFSSDSEFWKPPQMKALLHSVPFGKMIVLDLFADVKPIWNTSAQFYGTPYIWCMLHNFGGNIEMYGNLDSISSGPVDARVSENSTMVGVGMCMEGIEHNPVVYELMSEMAFRDEKVDKWLKSYARRRYMKQNDKVDAAWEILYHTVYNCTDGVADHNTDFIVKLPDWDPSSSSLHGTDTYMISTDTYETKRRFLFEDNSSDLPKAHLWYSTKEVIKALRLFLEAGDDLFGSLTYRYDMVDLTRQVLSKLANKVYMDAVTAFVRKDIESLRRLSEKFLELIKDIDVLLASDDNFLLGTWVESAKKLARNSDERKQYEWNARTQVTMWYDSKGVNQSMLHDYANKFWSGLLEDYYLPRATLYFDELLKSLEDEKKLEIERWRREWIIMSHKWQQSSSEVYPVKAKGDALAISRHLLSKYFT
- the LOC103850890 gene encoding alpha-N-acetylglucosaminidase isoform X1 yields the protein MVITWLWHLHIYSYHRHSLVSDEHTIKLTMPPIKFALLVLLILSIHSQSLSLQHPAINPLLHRLDSLRPTSSVQESAAKGLLQRLIPTHSHSFEFSIISKDVCGGSSCFIIENHDGPRGNGPEIVIKGTTGVEIASGLHWYLKYKCNAHVSWDKTGGIQIASVPLPGHLPRLEYSKRILIRRPVPWNYYQNVVTSSYSYVWWGWERWEREIDWMALQGVNLPLAFTGQEAIWLKVFKRFNISKEDLDDYFGGPAFLAWARMGNLHAWGGPLSRNWLSDQLNLQKQILSRMLELGMTPVLPSFSGNVPSALRKIYPAANITRLDDWNTVDGDSRWCCTYLLNPSDPLFIDIGEAFIKQQTEEYGEITNIYNCDTFNENTPPTSEPEYISSLGAAVYKAMSKGNKNAVWLMQGWLFSSDSEFWKPPQMKALLHSVPFGKMIVLDLFADVKPIWNTSAQFYGTPYIWCMLHNFGGNIEMYGNLDSISSGPVDARVSENSTMVGVGMCMEGIEHNPVVYELMSEMAFRDEKVDVQKWLKSYARRRYMKQNDKVDAAWEILYHTVYNCTDGVADHNTDFIVKLPDWDPSSSSLHGTDTYMISTDTYETKRRFLFEDNSSDLPKAHLWYSTKEVIKALRLFLEAGDDLFGSLTYRYDMVDLTRQVLSKLANKVYMDAVTAFVRKDIESLRRLSEKFLELIKDIDVLLASDDNFLLGTWVESAKKLARNSDERKQYEWNARTQVTMWYDSKGVNQSMLHDYANKFWSGLLEDYYLPRATLYFDELLKSLEDEKKLEIERWRREWIIMSHKWQQSSSEVYPVKAKGDALAISRHLLSKYFT